In Thermobaculum terrenum ATCC BAA-798, one genomic interval encodes:
- a CDS encoding DUF1565 domain-containing protein: MRRYICAFLAVILLLWPVATRHATVQSADGDAVSVQSMRLTATYNSIGVEVKFSGDNNGNSTAEVYYRRAGSDAWLRALPLWRTAASSGSAFYGSVVLLEPGTGYQVKVDVADPDGVLGTDPLVDSVTTSPDNVRPASELSPSYFVRADGNDANDGRSRSTAWRTLSKAFASAPAGAVVEVGPGTYPTPSLTRSQPITLVAQYPAVDDSGQPINAGQRTAISAQAVALPAGSAGPWQSAPWKEVSLTGPVTGKTFKVWKWAGAPVSGADYLAIAQRPGDVPFLVAYWSKKSGTYNGYSMSTPEGWAEVLYQNLSYNYGFTSFGDDVYLRLPGDANPNNYWAWLGTTTLTFSGPDIRLSGFELRIPEVKFFTDAARNGVFDHNLVLGGQLRYQGEQGTPSQYPQDHTVQYNRFEVKGLWGQDAVPWNFIKGVLKMPFGSAWGRVGEVMEITAIWGRGGAQRLVVRHNVIDGYFNGVGDYNADYDRYGMQDTDIHDNLVRHISDDAFEPEQSVINWRIWNNRVEYASVALSTGPVNYGPIYLFRNQVWQLGNDGVGADNSGSKGVGVTGFKYSGEDSVPSRVWVVNNTFWTSRPDANGGAQFAGGGSSPERFWLRNNIFRTTRYAWSAPCLSAWNEDYDHFATTDTSRGVAFCGTRYTTNLSAYRSATGADHTNVAGNFVTASVVDDALVDPYAGDLALRQGAPFIDAGVVVPNITERYSGDAPDLGAVEYGSGGDAPPVPSPTPTQEPSPSPTATPTPTSSPTPSPDGSRTMPAGSVSIEGGAQYTSSPTVSVALADTGAAVVRLSNSPETIGGVLVAGKTVSYAPTVTWSLVDSAYGGASGDGVHKVYAQWGDGNGHWSSVASDDILLDTTSPSGSVTIAPDGTSDGADYVNSRSVKLAISASDPSPASGVKLMRFSNDGSSWSSWEPYASTKSWTLSSKNGTKTVYAQFRDAAGNVSASARDSVMLDTSAPKVRGHVGALFTGTTVRLNTASGQTDYSVMGKLSVVFQDDASGVAHFSVARKVGRGAYVTLSQARVRGLKIPLVLSDRLALVPGKTYRFRVIVRDRAGNTTTKYLGPITCTAFQESSWRVGIRGSSEINRDRRAYALRLKNVRSEGAGIRFVFSGRKVAWVATRGPSYGTARVFLDGAQVGRVNLRSERTARRYIVFARSVTPGRQHVLEVRPLPGRSLRANVDAFVVYR, from the coding sequence ATGAGAAGGTATATCTGTGCTTTCTTGGCTGTGATCCTGCTCCTCTGGCCCGTGGCTACCAGGCATGCCACGGTGCAGAGCGCGGACGGAGATGCGGTGTCGGTGCAGTCCATGCGCCTCACCGCCACATACAACAGCATAGGCGTAGAGGTGAAGTTCAGCGGCGACAACAACGGCAACTCCACGGCCGAGGTGTACTATCGACGAGCCGGCTCGGACGCCTGGCTGAGGGCTCTGCCCCTCTGGAGGACCGCCGCGAGCTCCGGCAGCGCCTTCTATGGCTCCGTGGTGCTGCTCGAGCCGGGCACTGGCTATCAGGTAAAGGTCGATGTCGCGGACCCCGATGGCGTGTTGGGTACCGACCCTCTGGTGGATAGCGTAACCACCAGCCCCGACAACGTAAGGCCGGCATCGGAGCTGTCTCCTAGCTACTTCGTACGGGCCGATGGCAACGACGCCAACGATGGCCGGAGCAGGTCCACCGCCTGGAGGACCCTGAGCAAGGCGTTCGCGAGCGCGCCAGCCGGGGCGGTGGTCGAGGTTGGGCCGGGCACCTATCCTACCCCCTCGCTCACGCGGAGCCAGCCGATCACCCTCGTGGCGCAGTACCCAGCGGTGGATGACTCCGGCCAGCCCATCAACGCCGGGCAGAGAACGGCCATCTCGGCACAGGCGGTGGCATTGCCAGCGGGCAGTGCCGGCCCCTGGCAATCAGCACCATGGAAGGAAGTCAGCTTGACCGGTCCCGTGACCGGCAAGACCTTCAAGGTATGGAAGTGGGCCGGGGCCCCGGTCAGCGGGGCTGACTACCTGGCGATAGCTCAGCGCCCCGGGGATGTGCCCTTCTTGGTGGCCTACTGGAGCAAGAAGAGTGGTACCTACAACGGTTACTCTATGTCCACCCCTGAGGGCTGGGCCGAGGTGCTGTACCAGAACCTGTCTTACAACTACGGGTTCACCAGCTTTGGCGACGACGTCTACCTCCGCCTGCCGGGAGATGCCAACCCCAACAACTACTGGGCTTGGCTGGGCACTACTACCCTGACTTTCTCGGGCCCAGACATCAGGTTGTCCGGCTTCGAGCTCAGGATACCCGAGGTCAAGTTCTTCACGGACGCCGCACGCAACGGCGTTTTCGATCACAACCTGGTGCTCGGTGGCCAGTTGAGATATCAAGGGGAGCAGGGTACCCCCTCTCAGTACCCGCAGGACCACACCGTGCAATACAATCGCTTTGAGGTCAAGGGCCTGTGGGGGCAGGACGCGGTCCCCTGGAACTTCATCAAGGGAGTGCTCAAGATGCCTTTCGGCTCCGCCTGGGGTCGAGTAGGTGAGGTTATGGAGATCACGGCCATCTGGGGACGTGGCGGTGCTCAGCGGTTGGTGGTCCGACATAACGTGATCGATGGTTACTTCAACGGGGTGGGAGATTACAACGCCGACTACGATCGCTACGGCATGCAGGACACGGATATACATGACAACCTCGTCAGGCACATATCGGACGATGCGTTCGAGCCCGAACAGAGCGTGATCAACTGGAGGATATGGAACAACAGGGTGGAGTACGCTTCCGTGGCCCTGTCCACGGGCCCGGTGAACTACGGCCCTATATACTTGTTCCGCAACCAGGTATGGCAGCTGGGCAACGATGGCGTGGGCGCCGATAACTCTGGCAGCAAGGGCGTGGGTGTAACGGGCTTCAAATACTCTGGGGAGGACAGTGTGCCCTCCAGGGTGTGGGTGGTGAACAACACCTTCTGGACGAGCAGGCCCGATGCCAACGGCGGCGCTCAGTTCGCGGGAGGTGGCAGCTCCCCGGAGCGCTTCTGGCTACGCAACAACATCTTCAGGACGACGCGATATGCCTGGAGCGCGCCGTGCCTCAGCGCTTGGAACGAGGACTACGACCACTTCGCCACCACCGACACCTCTCGCGGCGTGGCCTTCTGCGGCACCAGGTACACCACCAACCTGTCGGCCTACAGGTCGGCAACGGGGGCGGACCACACCAACGTCGCGGGCAACTTCGTCACCGCTTCGGTGGTGGACGATGCGCTGGTGGATCCCTATGCTGGGGACCTCGCGCTGAGGCAGGGGGCACCATTCATCGACGCCGGCGTGGTGGTCCCCAACATCACCGAGCGTTACTCCGGCGATGCTCCGGACCTGGGAGCGGTGGAGTACGGCTCAGGTGGGGACGCTCCCCCGGTGCCCTCGCCCACCCCTACTCAGGAGCCGTCGCCTTCCCCCACGGCTACTCCCACCCCCACAAGCAGCCCCACGCCCTCGCCCGACGGCAGCAGGACCATGCCTGCCGGGAGCGTCAGCATCGAGGGCGGCGCTCAGTACACGAGCTCTCCCACGGTGAGCGTGGCCCTGGCCGATACTGGGGCGGCTGTTGTCCGGCTATCCAACTCGCCTGAGACCATCGGTGGGGTGCTTGTGGCTGGCAAGACCGTCTCCTATGCCCCGACCGTCACCTGGTCCCTGGTGGACTCGGCCTATGGGGGCGCCTCTGGAGATGGCGTGCATAAGGTGTACGCGCAGTGGGGCGACGGCAACGGCCACTGGTCGAGCGTGGCGAGCGACGACATACTCCTGGACACCACCAGCCCCTCAGGCTCGGTGACGATAGCCCCTGACGGTACCTCGGATGGCGCGGACTACGTCAATAGCAGGAGCGTCAAGCTGGCGATCTCGGCCAGCGACCCATCACCGGCTTCTGGCGTCAAGCTCATGCGCTTCAGCAACGATGGCAGCAGCTGGTCCTCCTGGGAGCCCTACGCTTCTACCAAGTCCTGGACCCTCTCGAGCAAGAACGGCACCAAGACCGTGTACGCCCAGTTCCGGGACGCCGCGGGTAACGTGAGCGCCTCAGCAAGGGACAGCGTGATGCTGGATACGTCAGCCCCCAAGGTCAGAGGGCACGTTGGCGCACTCTTCACAGGCACGACGGTACGCCTTAATACTGCTTCCGGCCAGACTGACTACTCAGTAATGGGCAAGCTGAGCGTGGTCTTTCAGGACGACGCCAGCGGCGTGGCCCACTTCTCGGTGGCGCGCAAGGTGGGTAGGGGGGCCTACGTGACCCTCTCTCAGGCGCGCGTGCGAGGCCTCAAGATCCCTCTCGTGCTGAGCGACAGGCTAGCCCTGGTACCGGGCAAAACTTATCGCTTCCGCGTCATCGTCCGCGACAGGGCGGGCAACACCACCACCAAGTACCTCGGGCCCATCACCTGCACGGCGTTCCAGGAGAGCAGCTGGCGCGTGGGGATCAGGGGATCGTCCGAGATCAACAGGGACCGGAGGGCGTACGCCCTCCGCCTCAAGAACGTGCGATCCGAGGGCGCTGGCATAAGGTTCGTGTTCAGCGGACGCAAGGTGGCGTGGGTGGCTACCCGCGGTCCCAGCTACGGTACTGCCAGAGTCTTCCTAGATGGAGCCCAGGTGGGCAGAGTCAACCTCAGGTCGGAGCGGACCGCTCGCAGGTATATCGTGTTCGCGCGCTCGGTGACACCCGGCAGGCAGCACGTGTTGGAGGTGCGGCCACTGCCGGGCAGGTCCCTGCGCGCGAACGTGGACGCCTTCGTCGTGTACAGGTAG
- a CDS encoding DUF5060 domain-containing protein, whose protein sequence is MSRIIRVLLLPLVLVMASAQLPANPGGAQAAGTVTGTMRKWQPVTVSFSGPYAYELDSSPNPFLDYRLQVTFRGPSGQTYNVPGYFDGDGKGGGRGSIWRVKFLPDQAGTWYYKASFRKGTNIAIDLNPSSGTPTGFDGASGSFVVGDVDASAPAFFRWGRLQYVGGYYLKFKEGPYWIKGGTDSPETFLGYDGFDNTPSGPYGILDFAAHVRDWTTGDPVLNTDGADAGKGVIGALNYLGNQHVNSVYFLVMNIGGDGRNVWPYAGKVNPAGSSSDDNTHIDISKMRQWDTVFLHAQKKGIYLHFVLNEAETANKKELDGATLGVERKLFYRELVARFGYLPAIQWNISEEYNLDYNLGATRVKEFAGYIQQVDPYDHPITVHNYGTDLDSVWGPFLDDSRFSVTSFQLESGPGTYDEVVESWRRKSRDAGRPIPIALDELNAVSTSSSSIATQRKAVIWPVYLSGGNLEHYLGGPTTDKTLDDFRQYETLWRYTWYARKFMQDNLPFWQMEPADGLLSSESTSYGGGQVLAKKGEVYAIYLPDANPSGKLDLSGASGTFVQRWYNPRTGSFEGTARTLTAGSAVSLGAPPSSPDDDWVVLIQKAQAGTDTQPPSAPSNLTVTSKTSSSVSLKWDASTDNVAVGGYAIYANGSQVGTTSSTSYTVTNLSPSTTYTFVVKAYDAAGNLSAGSNQVSVQTLSASTTPSLAVTKFVLINADTDQPITELKDGMTLSLSQLPTRHLNIRADTSPSVVGSVRFGLNSNLDYRLERNPPYALAGDSSGDYRSWTPATGTYQVTATPYTSSDGSGTPGSALTIKINVIN, encoded by the coding sequence ATGTCTAGGATAATCCGTGTGCTCTTGCTGCCCTTGGTGCTGGTCATGGCCTCGGCGCAGCTGCCCGCCAACCCTGGCGGAGCGCAGGCCGCCGGGACGGTGACGGGCACCATGCGCAAGTGGCAGCCGGTGACCGTGAGCTTTAGCGGCCCCTATGCCTACGAGCTGGATAGCTCCCCGAATCCGTTTCTGGACTACAGGCTCCAGGTGACTTTTCGCGGCCCCTCGGGGCAGACTTACAACGTCCCTGGATACTTCGATGGGGACGGCAAAGGTGGAGGCAGGGGAAGCATCTGGCGGGTCAAGTTCCTGCCAGATCAGGCCGGTACGTGGTACTACAAGGCCTCGTTCAGAAAGGGCACAAACATAGCTATCGACCTGAATCCCTCGTCCGGGACCCCCACAGGTTTCGATGGGGCTTCAGGGTCGTTCGTTGTAGGCGACGTGGATGCCTCTGCCCCGGCCTTCTTCAGGTGGGGTAGGTTGCAGTACGTTGGGGGTTATTACCTCAAGTTCAAAGAAGGCCCTTACTGGATCAAGGGAGGTACCGACAGCCCTGAGACCTTCCTGGGATACGATGGCTTCGACAACACCCCATCAGGCCCCTACGGGATATTGGATTTTGCTGCCCATGTTCGAGATTGGACGACCGGCGATCCCGTCCTCAACACCGATGGGGCGGATGCTGGGAAGGGGGTGATAGGCGCCTTGAACTACCTGGGGAACCAACATGTCAACTCAGTGTACTTCCTGGTGATGAACATCGGTGGCGATGGGAGGAACGTTTGGCCTTACGCTGGCAAGGTCAATCCCGCCGGTAGCTCATCTGACGATAACACCCATATCGATATCAGCAAGATGAGGCAATGGGATACGGTCTTCCTGCATGCACAGAAGAAGGGGATCTACCTGCACTTCGTCCTCAACGAGGCGGAGACGGCCAACAAGAAGGAGCTGGATGGGGCTACCCTCGGAGTGGAGAGGAAGCTCTTCTACCGCGAGCTGGTCGCCAGGTTCGGCTACCTGCCCGCTATCCAATGGAACATCTCAGAGGAGTACAACCTCGACTACAACCTGGGGGCCACCCGGGTCAAGGAGTTCGCCGGATACATACAGCAGGTGGACCCTTACGATCACCCCATCACTGTGCATAACTACGGCACCGATCTGGACTCGGTGTGGGGGCCGTTTCTGGACGACTCCCGCTTTAGCGTGACATCCTTCCAGCTGGAATCGGGTCCCGGCACGTACGATGAGGTGGTGGAGTCCTGGAGGCGAAAGTCCAGGGATGCTGGCAGGCCGATCCCGATAGCTCTCGACGAGTTGAACGCGGTCTCCACTTCCTCGAGCTCGATAGCTACCCAGCGCAAAGCCGTTATCTGGCCGGTGTACCTCTCCGGCGGGAACCTGGAGCATTATCTGGGAGGTCCCACCACGGACAAGACCTTGGACGACTTCAGGCAGTACGAGACCCTCTGGAGGTACACCTGGTACGCCCGCAAGTTCATGCAGGACAATCTGCCTTTCTGGCAGATGGAGCCTGCGGACGGGCTTCTGAGCAGCGAATCCACGTCCTACGGTGGGGGGCAGGTGCTGGCCAAGAAGGGCGAGGTGTACGCCATATACCTGCCCGATGCCAACCCCAGCGGCAAGCTGGACCTCTCTGGTGCTTCGGGAACGTTCGTACAGCGCTGGTATAACCCACGCACGGGAAGCTTCGAGGGTACTGCCAGGACGCTGACCGCTGGGAGCGCAGTGAGCCTTGGTGCTCCCCCTAGCTCTCCGGATGACGACTGGGTGGTGCTCATCCAGAAGGCGCAGGCGGGGACCGATACGCAGCCCCCTTCAGCTCCCAGCAATCTTACGGTTACCTCTAAGACCTCTAGCTCCGTGTCCCTCAAGTGGGATGCCTCAACGGACAACGTAGCGGTTGGGGGCTACGCGATATACGCCAACGGCTCCCAGGTCGGTACCACCAGCAGCACCAGCTACACGGTGACGAATCTGTCTCCGTCCACGACCTATACCTTTGTGGTAAAGGCTTACGATGCTGCTGGCAACCTGTCCGCGGGGAGCAATCAGGTGAGTGTTCAGACCTTGTCTGCTAGCACCACCCCTTCGTTAGCCGTCACCAAGTTCGTGCTGATCAACGCCGATACGGATCAGCCCATAACGGAGCTGAAGGATGGCATGACGCTCTCTCTGTCGCAGCTACCGACTAGGCACCTCAACATCAGGGCGGATACCAGCCCATCGGTGGTGGGGAGCGTGAGGTTTGGGCTGAACTCGAACCTGGATTACAGGTTGGAGAGGAATCCTCCGTATGCGCTGGCCGGGGATTCGTCCGGGGACTACCGTTCGTGGACGCCTGCGACCGGAACGTACCAGGTGACCGCCACGCCCTACACAAGCTCTGATGGTTCGGGCACGCCGGGCAGCGCCTTGACGATCAAGATCAACGTGATCAATTAG